From Nicotiana tabacum cultivar K326 chromosome 22, ASM71507v2, whole genome shotgun sequence, one genomic window encodes:
- the LOC107806442 gene encoding dehydration-responsive element-binding protein 3, which produces MTKRKTRQSANTGNRYPVYRGVRMRSWGKWVSEIREPRKKSRIWLGTYPTPEMAARAHDVAALSIKKNSSILNFPHLVNSLPRPVSLSPRDVQAAAAKAASMEEPIISSISSSNSDCTLETITSASDVELGEIIELPSLEGSFDSDEPKNEFRLSDSVDGWLYPPWWAPDSEFCEYLLEQDAFGESLILSNFDRQK; this is translated from the coding sequence ATGACGAAACGAAAAACAAGACAGAGTGCTAATACTGGGAATAGATACCCAGTTTATAGAGGAGTTCGTATGCGAAGTTGGGGAAAATGGGTGTCTGAAATACGTGAACCTCGTAAGAAGTCACGTATTTGGCTGGGCACTTACCCTACCCCAGAAATGGCCGCTAGAGCACATGATGTTGCCGCATTGAGTATAAAAAAGAACTCATCTATTCTAAATTTTCCTCATCTCGTAAACTCGTTGCCTCGCCCAGTTTCACTATCACCAAGAGATGTTCAAGCTGCTGCAGCTAAAGCAGCTTCAATGGAGGAGCCAATTATTAGTTCtatctcttcttcaaattctgacTGTACATTGGAGACAATAACATCAGCATCAGACGTCGAGTTGGGTGAAATTATAGAGCTTCCTAGTTTGGAGGGAAGCTTTGACTCGGACGAGCCGAAGAATGAGTTTAGGTTAAGTGACTCGGTTGACGGTTGGCTGTACCCGCCGTGGTGGGCACCAGATAGCGAGTTTTGTGAGTATTTACTTGAGCAAGATGCCTTTGGAGAGAGTttaattcttagcaacttcgacAGGCAGAAATAG